The stretch of DNA CTCGAAGTAGAAGATGACCTTGCACGCGTACAGCGCCGACACGAAGCACATGAGCGCCACCGAAACGCACCAGAGCACGAGGTTTGTCCGGAGCGTGATGTGCAGGAACCGCGTGGACGCCGAGATGGCGATGTTCTTCCACAGGATGGCCTGGCTGCTCATGCCCAGGCACATGCCGAAGGCGGACACCGGGAACCGGAGGAGGAACGGCCAATTCTTGTCCGACGGCAACACCAGCTCCTCCGACGACTGGCGACGGCGACGCGGCACGGAAAACACGACAGCACGTGAGGTCCCCTGCTTCATCATCAATGCGTTTAGACATGCAAGGAGTTGCTCGTGGTGTACCCGGAGCTTGTCGAGTTCGGGGCCTTCCAGCGCGGCGAAGAAGCGGTGGACTCTGGGCATGGAGTAGGGGCGGCCGCTCGTCGCCGCGTCTTCGTCTTCGTCTTCCTCGGGCTCCGCCTCCTGCTGCAGCGGCTGCCTGACGACGCGGAGGTGGGTGGTGAGCTGCTTCTCCAGCTTCCCGGACCACGTCTTGAACGGATCGTAGCTCGTGTCCCTGCGCGCCTTGCTCCTCCCCATGCGCGCCCCGCTCCCGCGGCTCATCGAGTCGTCGTGCAGCACCTGGGACTGGGAGTCCTGGGCGTCGGGCAACTCGGAGGCCGCCGCGTGGATCGGCTGCGAGCGGAACATCACCTCCTCGAGATGCTCGAACACGACGGACACCATCGGCGTCGGCCGCGGCGGGAGCGACAGCATGCGCGACGCGTCCGGCACGATGGCCGCGGGGTGCCTGGGCGGGAACTCCGCCTCCGTCCGGGCGACGTCGAACCTGGACGGAGAGGCCGGCAGGCTGACGGAGACCGGGTGCGCCGCGACGCGCAGCGCGGACGCGTCGAACGGCGAGTCCTGGCCCGGAGACGCCATCATCGGGTCGCCATCGCCATGACGCTCCTACACCGGCACGACACTGCTCAACCTCGTGGTTCAATGATCAAGTCGGCATTGCATGATCGATGGCACGGGCGACTTACCCTGAAGCTCCGCTCCACGGTGGATCGGCTGGCCGGGACGCGAGCACCGGCGGCCCACTGCCGCGCAGATTCGTCCGTCTCCATCAACCTCGCGAAATCTGCAAGGAGAGGTGAAGCATATCAATCAGAAAAACGATGGAAACACAGTAACTGAACCACCGAATCGCACGTTATTAACCTGACGTTATCTTATCTATCGTCAGTAGCTCGGTTATTCACTTATTCTTCAGCTGGGTGCTACTGGAACTGAAGCCAAAaccagctgcctgcctgcctgtcTCGCTGAACCACAGAGGGTATATATACCAAGTTTCTGCCAGCTTCAGGACAAAATGATCACGGCGTGTTGGTGCTGGACTGGCTCATAAAGTCATAAGGCAAGTGTACATGGGCAACAGCGCAACTCGACGCCGATGTGTGTGTATGTGCAAGATGTCAAAGGAAATGGATCTACACGCTTGTGGCGCTCAGCATTTCGCCGACGAGTATGGCAatgttgggcagaggattccagagACGAACGGCAGAATCTTCCCTGGTCTGCTGGTAACCCTGGCGTGGGTGACAGACTGACACTACGTGTTGCAAAGCAGGGTAATGGAAACAGCATTCAGACACGCCTACTGTAGGAAATTGATATGATCTTCAGGCAAAGATTGCCGGTTAGCATAAACTTGTGGCGATTCAGCAGGATGTAGGCAATGATCTTTTGTTATTTGTAAGAAACTATGCCAATTCACGCAGGGCATATGCGACGAACTCTGAATTTTCTAGCACCAGTTTCACCTCAGACCTCAGCCTCAGCACCAGAAATTAGCTTCAACTCGGCAAAAGCACCGTCGAGAATCATCGGTGGAACGATAGGGTGTGATTGATTTGCTTGTCATAATCACATTTAAGGCTTGTTTGGATTGTTGGGGATTATGCCAAAACCCTTGGGATAGATAGGGGCCTTGCATCATTTTCTCTGTCAGGGGGCTGAGTCTA from Triticum urartu cultivar G1812 chromosome 3, Tu2.1, whole genome shotgun sequence encodes:
- the LOC125548184 gene encoding S-type anion channel SLAH2-like, which translates into the protein METDESARQWAAGARVPASRSTVERSFRERHGDGDPMMASPGQDSPFDASALRVAAHPVSVSLPASPSRFDVARTEAEFPPRHPAAIVPDASRMLSLPPRPTPMVSVVFEHLEEVMFRSQPIHAAASELPDAQDSQSQVLHDDSMSRGSGARMGRSKARRDTSYDPFKTWSGKLEKQLTTHLRVVRQPLQQEAEPEEDEDEDAATSGRPYSMPRVHRFFAALEGPELDKLRSSEELVLPSDKNWPFLLRFPVSAFGMCLGMSSQAILWKNIAISASTRFLHITLRTNLVLWCVSVALMCFVSALYACKVIFYFEAVRREYYHPIRVNFFFAPWIACLFLAIGVPELVAESLPHWLWYVLMAPIVSLEIKIYGQWISGGQRRLSRVANPSNHLSIVGNFVGALLGAIMGLREGPIFFFAVGLAHYIVLFVTLYQRLPTSETLPRDLHPVFFLFVAAPSVACLAWARITGEFGYGSRIAYFIAMFLYTSLAVRINMFRGFRFSLAWWAYTFPMTSAAIASIRYSSEVKNAFTQAMCIVLSVVATLTVTALLLTTLLHAAVHHDLFPNDISIAISERRPKQSTIAELNEVHGNKDADTTFRDLEAAYRP